DNA from Geobacillus vulcani PSS1:
TCTCGTACGGCCGCTTTCCTTATCAAAGAGGATGGGGCCGCCTAACGAAACAAGATTACGAAGCGATCGACTGGGCGCTTGCCGTGACAAAAACAGCCGATTTGAAACATCGGCCGGTTGACGCCCTCTCCGGCGGACAGCGGCAGCGCGTCTGGATCGCCATGGCGCTCGCTCAAGAGACGGACATCATCTTTTTGGACGAACCGACGACGTATTTGGACATCGCCCATCAGCTCGAGGTGCTCGAGCTGCTTGAACGGCTAAATAAAGAAGAAGGGCGGACGATCGTCATGGTGCTCCATGACATTAACCAGGCGGCGCGGTTTGCCGACTATGTGATCGCTATGAAAGCAGGCCAAATCGTCAAAGCAGGGCCGAGCGAAGACGTCATCTGCCGTGATGTGCTTCGCGACGTGTTTGGCATTGACGCTGACATCGGCCGCGACCCGCGGACGAACAAACCGGTTTGTTTCACCTATCATTTACTTAAGGAGGCTTATTCATCATGAGGAAAACATGGCTTTCCTTGTTGCTTCTTTTTATCCTTGTGTTAAGCGCGTGCGGCAACGCCGCCAATCATCAGAAGGAAACCAACGCTCCTTCCGCTAAAAAAGAAAAGGAAACGATGACCTATCAATCAGAAAACGGGCCAATCGAAGTGCCTGCTCATCCGAAACGCGTTGTGGCGTTATGGGGTGCTGGATATGTCGCCGCCTTCGATGTGCCAATCGTCGGAGCCGATTCATGGTCGAAAATGAATCCGCTTCTTCAGGACAAGCTCAAAAATACCCAGACCGTAACCGATGAAGACATCGAAAAAATTATGGCATTAAAACCGGACTTAATTGTTGGCTTATCCAATACAAAAAACGTCGAAAAACTGAAAAAGATCGCTCCAACCGTCACGTTTACATACGGAAAGCTCAATTACTTAGACTTGATTTTAGAATACGGAAAATTGCTCAATAAAGAGAAAGAGGCGAAAGCATGGATTGCCGATTTCCAAAAACGGGCACAAGAAGCCGGAAAACAAATCCGGGCGAAAATCGGCGACAACGCCACGGTGACCGTGATGGAAAACTTCGATAAGCAGCTTTACGTCTTCGGAAACAACTGGGGACGCGGAACAGAAATTTTATACCAAGAAATGAAGCTGAAAATGCCAGAGAAAGTCAAAGAGCACGCGCTCAAATCCGGTTATTACGCTGTCTCTCTCGAAGCGCTGCCGCAATTTGTCGGCGATTACCTCATCGTAAGCAAATATAGCGACAGCGACACGTCATTCATGGAAACCAACACGTTCAAAAACATTCCGGCAGTGAAAAACGGGCATATGTTTGTTGCCGATGCCAAATCCTTTTATTTCAATGATCCGATTACATTAGAACACCAGCTTGATTTCTTTAAGAAACACTTTTTAGGCCAATAACCAACAGGACGGGAGATTCACCGTGCGTGAATGTCCCGTCCTTTCTTGTGAAAAGGAGGAATCCGCCGATGGAAGCCAACCGCCGACGCTGGCCGTTTCGTTATACGTTTCCCTTCTCACTTGTCCTGCTGCTGGCCGTGTGGTTCAGCTCGATGGCGATCGGTGTCGCTGATACCGCGTGGAGCGACGTATGGCGGGCGCTCTTCTCCAACGAACAAGGCAAACAGCTTGACGTGATTCGCGAGCTCCGTCTGCCGCGGGAAACGGCGGCGGCCTTTGTCGGCGCCGGACTCGCCGTCGCTGGAGCGATCATGCAAGGAATGACACGCAACCCGCTTGCTGACCCGGGACTGCTTGGCTTAACCGCTGGAGCGAACGCAGCGTTGGCCATAACGATGGCCTGTTTTCCTTCCGCCCATTATCTCTCAATCACCATCGCCTGTTTGCTTGGGGCGGCTGTGGGAGCAGGGATGGTCTTTGGCATCGGCGCCGCCCGCAAAGGCGGCTTTTCGCCATTGCGCATCGTCCTAGCCGGCTCGGCGGTCTCAGCGCTTTTGTTTGCCGTCGCTGAAGGGGTCGGCCTTTATTTTCATATTTCCAAAGACGTTTCGATGTGGACATCGGGCGGGGTAGCCGGAACGTCGTGGAAACAGCTGTCAGTCATCATTCCGCTCATCGTGATCGGGCTCGCCATTGCCGTACGGTATTCGCGGCAGCTGACGATTCTTAGCTTGAGCGAAGACGTCGCCGTCGGCGTCGGACAAAACACAGCGATTGTCAAAGCATGGCTGTTTTTGGCTGTCTTTTTATTGACAGGAGCGTCGGTCGCCATCACCGGCAACATCACCTTCATCGGCTTGATGATCCCTCATCTTGTGCGCGCGATCGCCGGCGCCGATTACCGATTCATCATCCCGCTGTCGGCTACGGTCGGCGCGGCCGGCATGGTCGGCGCCGATACGGCGGCCCGTACGATCAACGCCCCGTTCGAAACGCCGGTGGCAGCCATCGTTGCGGTGATCGGCTTGCCGTTTTTCTTGTTTGTCGTGCGGAAAAAAGGGAGGGGCTTTGAATGAGAATACGCATCACG
Protein-coding regions in this window:
- a CDS encoding ABC transporter ATP-binding protein, translating into MVRLYAEGLTVRYDDRTIFERLSVRIPDRQITAIIGPNGCGKSTLLKTLTRIISPQFGAVMLDGRAISQQPTKELAKKMAILPQTPEATSGLTVAELVSYGRFPYQRGWGRLTKQDYEAIDWALAVTKTADLKHRPVDALSGGQRQRVWIAMALAQETDIIFLDEPTTYLDIAHQLEVLELLERLNKEEGRTIVMVLHDINQAARFADYVIAMKAGQIVKAGPSEDVICRDVLRDVFGIDADIGRDPRTNKPVCFTYHLLKEAYSS
- a CDS encoding iron-hydroxamate ABC transporter substrate-binding protein; translation: MRKTWLSLLLLFILVLSACGNAANHQKETNAPSAKKEKETMTYQSENGPIEVPAHPKRVVALWGAGYVAAFDVPIVGADSWSKMNPLLQDKLKNTQTVTDEDIEKIMALKPDLIVGLSNTKNVEKLKKIAPTVTFTYGKLNYLDLILEYGKLLNKEKEAKAWIADFQKRAQEAGKQIRAKIGDNATVTVMENFDKQLYVFGNNWGRGTEILYQEMKLKMPEKVKEHALKSGYYAVSLEALPQFVGDYLIVSKYSDSDTSFMETNTFKNIPAVKNGHMFVADAKSFYFNDPITLEHQLDFFKKHFLGQ
- a CDS encoding FecCD family ABC transporter permease, with the protein product MEANRRRWPFRYTFPFSLVLLLAVWFSSMAIGVADTAWSDVWRALFSNEQGKQLDVIRELRLPRETAAAFVGAGLAVAGAIMQGMTRNPLADPGLLGLTAGANAALAITMACFPSAHYLSITIACLLGAAVGAGMVFGIGAARKGGFSPLRIVLAGSAVSALLFAVAEGVGLYFHISKDVSMWTSGGVAGTSWKQLSVIIPLIVIGLAIAVRYSRQLTILSLSEDVAVGVGQNTAIVKAWLFLAVFLLTGASVAITGNITFIGLMIPHLVRAIAGADYRFIIPLSATVGAAGMVGADTAARTINAPFETPVAAIVAVIGLPFFLFVVRKKGRGFE